The Gemmatimonadota bacterium sequence GCGGAACCAGGGCGAACGTCGCGTCCTGAAACAGCCCGTCATCGGCGTGATCGATGCCGGTGTGCTCCGTACCCGCCATGGGGTGTCCGCCGACGTACCGCCTGATGCCAGCCTGGCTGGCGACGGCGCAAACGATGGCCTCCTTGGTGCTGCCCAGGTCCAGGAGGATGGTCTCTCTACCGAGCAGCGGCGCGAGGCCGGGCAACATGTCCAGGATGGACCGCACGGGTGTGGCGAGGACGACCAGGTCGGCCCCTTCCACCCCTTCGGCCGTTTCCAGGTATCCCACGTCGATGGCGCCGCGCTCCTGGGCCCGGTCCAGCACGGCCCGGTCCAGGTCGACGCCCGCGACGCGTTCCGCCGCCCCCGCCTTCCGGACCGCCATGCCGAAGGAACCACCCAGCAGCCCCACGCCGATAATGGTGATGCGCATAGGCAAGCTCAGCCGATGGTACGGTTGACGGCCGTCGCGACCGCCTGCAGTTCCGGGATCAGGGAGGTCAGCGCTTCCGGAGTCAGGGACTGGTCCCCGTCGGACAACGCGCGTTCCGGCGTCGGATGCATCTCGATCATAAGACCGTCGGCGCCCACCGCCACGGCCGCCCGGGCGGCCGGTCCCACGAAATCGGCGTTGCCGGTCCCGTGGCTCGGGTCGATGAACACGGGCAGATGGGTGTATTTCTGCAGCACGGGCACGGCGGAGATGTCGAGCGTGTTCCGGGTCCAGGTCTCGAAGGTCCGGATACCCCTTTCACACAGGACGACGTTGTGGTTACCCGCCGCCAGGATGTACTCTGCCGCCAGGAGCATCTCCTCGAGCGTGGCGGACATGCCCCGCTTGAGCATGACGGGCTTGCTGCTCCGTCCCGCTACGTTCAGCAGCGGATAGTTCTGCATGTTCCGGGCGCCGATCTGCAGCATGTCCACGTATTCGGAGACCATGGGTTCCATCTCGGGCTCCATCACTTCCGAGATGGTCGGCAGGCCCGTTTCCTCGCTGACCCGGGCCATGATCTTCAGGCCCTCCTCGCCGAGTCCCTGGAAACTGTAGGGGGAAGTTCTCGGCTTGAAGGCGCCACCGCGGATGATGTGGGCGCCGGCCGCCCGGGCGTGTTGTGCCGCCTCCAGGAACTGGTCGTAGGATTCGACGGAACAGGGACCGGCGATAATGGCGATGCCGTCCCCGCCGATCGTCACGTCGCCCACCTTGAAACGGGTCTTGTGCGGCTGCACCTCCCGGCTTACCAGCTTGTAGGGCCGCTGGATGCGCTGAACGCGGTCCACCCCGTCCAGGATCTCGAACTGTTCGGGCGAAAGGCTCAGGGTATTGCCGATCACGCAGATGATGGACATCTCGTCGCCCTGGATGTCCCGTGGTTTACAGCCGAAGGCCCGGATCGTCTCCCGGACGTGCTCCTTCTCGTCTTCCGTTGCAGAAAGTTTCATCACAACCACCATTTCAGCCTCCCTCGGCAATGTCCGGCCGGAGCACGACGGCGCCGTCCAGGTAGACATGCCGTATTTCATCCTGAGATTTTTCCGTATTTACATGAACCAGCACCCGTACGCACCCGGGAAGACTCCCGGGGACCTCCATCTCCTGCGTGCAGAACAGGGGGATCGCGGTCCACCCCATCTGGCGCACGCCGTAGGCGGGTGTCTGCGCGTCGAGATCTTTCGTCGACGAAAAAAACACGCTGATGATGTGTTCCAGTTCGATGCGGTTTCGTTCGACTATTGTTGTAAGCAACCGACGCGATGCCTCACAAATGGCTTCGGAATCGTTCGATTCAACGGTTATCGCGCCGCGAATGCCTCGGACCATGATCCCTCCAGGGACAGTGAACGCTGGATATTACCCGATCAAAGCATGAAAGGGGAGGTGAATACGTGGGCGCCGCAAAGACCTGACCGGTCTCGTGGACGCCCACACGCATCTCCCTTTCGACGTGAAACCTGTATCATTGCAATGCTCCATGCGTACGGGCGCCTACCCGGCCCCACTCGCGATACTACCCCTGCACGGCCACCGGCGTATCCCGGTCCATGCCTGCCCTCAGAGAAGCTACGTATTCGCCCACGGACCGGAGCATGTCCTGCTCGCCGGCGTGCGCTTCCATCACATTGATGATGGCGCTGCCCACGATGACCCCGTCGGCCAGACGTGCGGCCTCGCCGGCCTGATCCGGCGACGAGATGCCGAATCCCAGCCCGAGGGGCCGGTCCGTGTGGGACCGCACCTGTGCCATGAACGCGTCCACCCCTTCCGCCAGTTCCCCCCGCGCGCCCGTGACGCCCGTCAGGGAGACGCAGTAGACGAATCCCGTGGTATGGCGGTTCACCAGTTCGATCCGTGCCGAAGTGCTCGTGGGCGCCACCAGGAAGACGACGGTGAGGCCGTGCCGGAGGCAGGCGTCGGACAGATCGGTCCCTTCCTCCGGCGGGAGATCGGGCACGATCAGCCCGTCCACCCCCGCACGGGCGGCATCCCGGCAGAAGTCCCCGATCCCGTACGCGAGCACCGGGTTGTAGTAGGTCATCAGAACCACCGGTATGCCGGTATGTTCCCGGATGGAAGCGACCGTCTCGACGATGGACCGCAGGGTCGTGCCCCCGGTCAGCGCCCGAAGCGCGGCGCGCTGGATCGTGGGGCCATCGGCGATGGGATCGGAGAAGGGCACGCCCAGCTCCACCAGGTCGGCCCCACGTCGGTCCAGTTCAACGACCAGCGCGGCCGTGGTTTCCAGGTCCGGGTCCCCCGCCATGACATAGGGGATCAGCGCCTTGCGGCCCGCGGACTTCAGCGATTCGAAGGTCTCTTCGATCCGGTTCATTCAGCGTCTCCTGTGCGCTCACCGTTCCGGGCCAATAACCCGTCCACCTGCTCGACGTCCTTGTCCCCGCGGCCCGACAGCCCGGCGACGATGACCTCCTCCCGGTCCATTTCCGGGGCGATCCGGGCGATATGGGCAATGGCATGGGCGCTTTCGAGCGCCGGAATGATGCCTTCGACCCTGGAGAGCAGCTCGAAGGCCTCCAGCGCCTCGTCGTCGGTCACGCTCACGTACTCCGCTCGGCCGGAGTCCTTCAGGTAGCTGTGCTCGGGTCCCACGCCGGGATAGTCGAGTCCCGCGGAGATGGAATGGGCCACCTGGATCTGGCCGTTCGCGTCCTGGCCGGTATAACTCATGGCGCCGTGCAGCACACCCGGCGTGCCCAGGCCCAGCGTGGCCGCGTGCATCCCCGTATCCAGCCCGTGTCCCGCGCCTTCCACGCCGACCAGGCGGACGCCGTCGCCCAGGAAGGGATGGAAGAGCCCGATGGCGTTGCTGCCGCCCCCCACGCAGGCGACGAGCACGTCGGGGAGCCGTCCTTCTTTCTCCAGGACCTGCTCCCGCGCTTCCCGGCCGATGACCGACTGGAAATCACGCACCATCATGGGAAAGGGATGGGGGCCCGCCACCGACCCGATGATGTAATGGGTATGGCGGACGTTGGTCGCCCAGTCGCGCAGGGCCTCGTTCAGCGCGTCCTTCAGCGTGCGGCTGCCCGCGTCGACGGCGATGACCCGGCTGCCCATCAGACGCATGCGGAAGACGTTCAGCGCCTGGCGGGCCATATCCTCGGAACCCATGTAGACGTCGCATTCCAGGCCGAAGCGGGCGGCCACGGTGGCCGTGGCCACGCCGTGCTGGCCCGCCCCGGTCTCCGCGATGACCCGTGGTTTCTTCATGCGCCGGGTAAGCAGGATCTGGCCGATGGTGTTGTTGATCTTGTGGGCGCCCGTGTGGTTCAGGTCCTCCCGCTTGAGATAGATCCGCGCTCCGCCCAGGGCCCGCGTCAGCCGCTCCGCGTAGTAGAGGGGGGACGGACGGCCCACGTAGTCCCGGAGGTAGTAACGGAACTCCTCCTCGAAGTCCGGGTCCCTTTTCGCCGCCTCGTACACTTCGAGCAGCTCGTCCAGGGCCGTCATCAACGTCTCCGGAACGTAACGGCCGCCGAATATGCCGAAGTGTCCGCGCTGGTCGGGCTGCGTGATTGCCGTCATCCTTCGCTCCCGTTCCCGAGGTGGTCAATCAGGGCCTCCAGGCCCAGCCGGTAGCTGTCGCTTCCGTGTCCGCAGATCTGCCTGAGCGCCACGGACTCGATATAGGAATGATGCCGGAACTTCTCCCGGGCGTGTATGTCCGACAGGTGGACTTCCACGACGGGCAGGCCCACGGCGACGATGGCGTCGCGCAGGGCGATGCTCGTGTGGGTGTAGGCGCCGGGATTGATCAGGATGCCGTCGGCCCAGCCGAGGGCCTGCTGGATCTCGTCCACCAGCACACCCTCGTGGTTGGACTGGCGGATGCGCATCTCGATCCCCCGTCCCGCCGCGGCTGTCTCGAGGGACCGGTTGATGTCCTCCAGCGTGTCCGTACCGTAGACTTCTGGTTCCCGGACGCCCAGCATGTTCAGGTTAGGGCCGTGCAACACGAGTATTTTCATCATGGTTTCGCCGATCCGACGCCGGTGCGCCGATGCGCCACCGATGCGCCGCCGATGCGCCGCCCTTCTAGTTCCCCGTCGCGAGGACGGACCGGATGTATTCGGCGGGCACGTCGTCGCGGACGGCCACTTCGCCGATGCGGTTCGGCAGAATGAAACGCGGGCGGCCTCCCACCGACTTCTTGTCGAACTCCATGGTCTCGATCGTCGCCGGGACGTCCAGCCCGTCGCAGCGGTGGGGCAGCCCCGTGCGCCGCACCAGTTCGATCAGCCGCCGGACGCTTTCGCCGTCCAGCATGTCCATGCGCTCCGCGACCCGGGCGGCGTAGACCATGCCGATGGCCACGGCCTCGCCGTGCAGCATGCCCGTCTGCGTCTCGATGGCGTGGCCCATGGTATGGCCGAAGTTGAGTATGGCCCGCCGTCCCTGTTCGCGCTCGTCGCCGGCGACCACTTCCGCCTTGATCTCGCAGGACCGCGCCACGAGGTGCGCCAGCACGCCGCGGTCGCGCTTCAGTATATCGTCCAGGCGCCCCTCAATATAGGCGAACAGGCCGGGGTCTGCAATGACGCCATACTTGATCACTTCCGCCATGCCCGCGCGCAGTTCCCGGTCCGGCAGGCTCTCGAGCGTATCCAGGCTGGCCAGCACGAGCAGGGGCTGGTAGAACGCGCCGATCAGGTTCTTTCCGCGGCGGTGGTCCACGGCCACCTTGCCCCCCACGCTGGCGTCCACCTGGGCCAGGAGCGAGGTGGGGACCTGGATGAACGGGACGCCGCGCAGGAAGGTGGCCGCGGCGAAACCGGCCAGGTCTCCGATGACCCCGCCGCCCAGCGCGATGACGGGGGATCGGCGGTCCATCCGGTGGGCCAGCATGGCGTCATAGAGCTTTTCGGCCCAGGGAAGCGACTTCTGCGCCTCGCCGTCCGGTACTTCGACCAGGTCAGGTTCGAACCCGGCCGACCGCAGCGAGTCCGTCGTCCGGCCTCCGTAGCGTTCCGCGATGCCCGGATGGGTCACGACCAGCGCGCGACCGGTCAGATCGAAGGATTTCAACCGGGATCCCAGCCGGTCGAGCACATCGGGCCCGATCACGATGTCATAGCTGTCGGGACCGAGGTCCACCCGGATCACGCGTTCTGTACTTTCTACCAGGGTCTTGACCATCTCCACCGCTTCCTCGATCGTATGCCGCGACGTGTCGATTTCGTGGTCCGCCCGTCCGTAGACCGGCGCGCGTTCGCGCTGGAGCGACCGGATCCGTTCCAGCGGGTCTACCCCGGCCAGGAGCGGCCTGGTCCCTGAATCGCCGCGCGTACGCGCCAGGACCGTCTCTGCCGGCGCCTTCAGGTGAATGACCGGACCCAGCGACCGCAGCACGGCGAAGTTGTCCGGATCGAGCACCGCGCCGCCACCGGT is a genomic window containing:
- a CDS encoding prephenate dehydrogenase; this encodes MRITIIGVGLLGGSFGMAVRKAGAAERVAGVDLDRAVLDRAQERGAIDVGYLETAEGVEGADLVVLATPVRSILDMLPGLAPLLGRETILLDLGSTKEAIVCAVASQAGIRRYVGGHPMAGTEHTGIDHADDGLFQDATFALVPPTKVDEDALDLLKDLVRRIGARPAVIPAERHDRIVSVTSHLPYLLSVVLALAAEKTAREEERLGEFAASGFRDTTRLAASTVQVMADICLTNGRPLLRGIEDARRLLDDLAAQIEEGRESELVETLTKAKESRAALLGERRTD
- the aroF gene encoding 3-deoxy-7-phosphoheptulonate synthase; the encoded protein is MVVVMKLSATEDEKEHVRETIRAFGCKPRDIQGDEMSIICVIGNTLSLSPEQFEILDGVDRVQRIQRPYKLVSREVQPHKTRFKVGDVTIGGDGIAIIAGPCSVESYDQFLEAAQHARAAGAHIIRGGAFKPRTSPYSFQGLGEEGLKIMARVSEETGLPTISEVMEPEMEPMVSEYVDMLQIGARNMQNYPLLNVAGRSSKPVMLKRGMSATLEEMLLAAEYILAAGNHNVVLCERGIRTFETWTRNTLDISAVPVLQKYTHLPVFIDPSHGTGNADFVGPAARAAVAVGADGLMIEMHPTPERALSDGDQSLTPEALTSLIPELQAVATAVNRTIG
- the aroH gene encoding chorismate mutase, with the translated sequence MMVRGIRGAITVESNDSEAICEASRRLLTTIVERNRIELEHIISVFFSSTKDLDAQTPAYGVRQMGWTAIPLFCTQEMEVPGSLPGCVRVLVHVNTEKSQDEIRHVYLDGAVVLRPDIAEGG
- a CDS encoding tryptophan synthase subunit alpha; its protein translation is MNRIEETFESLKSAGRKALIPYVMAGDPDLETTAALVVELDRRGADLVELGVPFSDPIADGPTIQRAALRALTGGTTLRSIVETVASIREHTGIPVVLMTYYNPVLAYGIGDFCRDAARAGVDGLIVPDLPPEEGTDLSDACLRHGLTVVFLVAPTSTSARIELVNRHTTGFVYCVSLTGVTGARGELAEGVDAFMAQVRSHTDRPLGLGFGISSPDQAGEAARLADGVIVGSAIINVMEAHAGEQDMLRSVGEYVASLRAGMDRDTPVAVQG
- the trpB gene encoding tryptophan synthase subunit beta, producing MTQPDQRGHFGIFGGRYVPETLMTALDELLEVYEAAKRDPDFEEEFRYYLRDYVGRPSPLYYAERLTRALGGARIYLKREDLNHTGAHKINNTIGQILLTRRMKKPRVIAETGAGQHGVATATVAARFGLECDVYMGSEDMARQALNVFRMRLMGSRVIAVDAGSRTLKDALNEALRDWATNVRHTHYIIGSVAGPHPFPMMVRDFQSVIGREAREQVLEKEGRLPDVLVACVGGGSNAIGLFHPFLGDGVRLVGVEGAGHGLDTGMHAATLGLGTPGVLHGAMSYTGQDANGQIQVAHSISAGLDYPGVGPEHSYLKDSGRAEYVSVTDDEALEAFELLSRVEGIIPALESAHAIAHIARIAPEMDREEVIVAGLSGRGDKDVEQVDGLLARNGERTGDAE
- the aroQ gene encoding type II 3-dehydroquinate dehydratase, which produces MMKILVLHGPNLNMLGVREPEVYGTDTLEDINRSLETAAAGRGIEMRIRQSNHEGVLVDEIQQALGWADGILINPGAYTHTSIALRDAIVAVGLPVVEVHLSDIHAREKFRHHSYIESVALRQICGHGSDSYRLGLEALIDHLGNGSEG
- a CDS encoding 3-dehydroquinate synthase, whose translation is METARTTGGREVAERGKQQSGGIVLIGFMGTGKTAVGWRLARALGVPFVDTDALIEKKAAARIPEIFEQRGETGFRTIEKAVIRGLADGVRRVVATGGGAVLDPDNFAVLRSLGPVIHLKAPAETVLARTRGDSGTRPLLAGVDPLERIRSLQRERAPVYGRADHEIDTSRHTIEEAVEMVKTLVESTERVIRVDLGPDSYDIVIGPDVLDRLGSRLKSFDLTGRALVVTHPGIAERYGGRTTDSLRSAGFEPDLVEVPDGEAQKSLPWAEKLYDAMLAHRMDRRSPVIALGGGVIGDLAGFAAATFLRGVPFIQVPTSLLAQVDASVGGKVAVDHRRGKNLIGAFYQPLLVLASLDTLESLPDRELRAGMAEVIKYGVIADPGLFAYIEGRLDDILKRDRGVLAHLVARSCEIKAEVVAGDEREQGRRAILNFGHTMGHAIETQTGMLHGEAVAIGMVYAARVAERMDMLDGESVRRLIELVRRTGLPHRCDGLDVPATIETMEFDKKSVGGRPRFILPNRIGEVAVRDDVPAEYIRSVLATGN